The following DNA comes from Octopus sinensis linkage group LG5, ASM634580v1, whole genome shotgun sequence.
TCTACTTCTTGAGAAAAAGTATTTGATATCTGTTTGATGTcttgtaataatattaatgtatagGCACAtgtatggctgcatggttaagaagattgcttcccaaccacagtttTGTATTCAATTCCATTGCACAGCAACATGGGCAAATGgtaccaggccaaccaaagccttgtgagttgaacTGGTTGATGTAAACTGCGAGAAACCCATTACTTGTATGTGTCTTTTATGTATATGACATTATACGATAATTACAAATAAGCATCACCATTATATAAGCAATGTGGTTTGTTTCCAACCTGTGCCCAAAATGTCATGTGGTTGGGtctgcaaatttcttaaccactcaaccatgcCTACAGCTGATTGTAAACAAGAAGTCACCATTCATACAAATGGTGTCATTTGTTAAGATTTCTCTGTAAAAGCATGTCCAGGTATTTGTTGTTAGCTAGACTTaaagaaacaggtgaggtttggcaactGGAGGAGCAATCAATCATAGAAAAATACACTTCATCAAAGTTATtgtgtgacccatgcaagcatagaaaagtggaactAAAGACATTGAATCATCATCAcaatttaatgtctgtcttccatgctggcatgggttagataaataataaaaattacaccAAAACTTTATTTATCTTTGTGATCATATTATTCCGCAATTTCTAGTTTCAAACTGTTATAGagatatctttttgtttttcttctttatacaTGTTATCTAGTTGCCTAaaatgtcattgttgttattgttacacaGAAAATATCTTCATGGAGCCACATCCTGACTATCTAAATGAAGATATATACCCAGCTTCAGATGAAGAAAATGGTTTAGTACAACCTAAAAAACTGGTCAACCCTTGTATTCTGTCCAAAGAACGCCGTGATTTGCACAAAGAACTTTTACTTAATCACAGATTGTAAGttatttgtatcattattattactactactactactactactactaactatttTGTtctacaattctgccaatccaccaagTATTGCATTGGTTTGATTGACTTTAACTATCAACAGAATTTGTCATGTGACAATATCAATCATTAAGTATCATTACagtgacaaaatgcttagtggtatttcttctgggaTGGATCCACAAATTATACCTAAGTAATTCAAATTAACATCCTTTCCAGATTCTGATCTTCAGAGGTCAAGAATTCAGAAGTTAGGAAGTTGTCCTTAGTCATTAGTTTCTAAATTCATATATCACTTTTTGTCccagtgaaaatcataaatattcaaatttaataGGTCAGATCAATATTGTATGTTGGCCATATTACTGGTATGTAGTGAATGCAAGTTGATTAGGTTAAGGTAAGGTGGTTGTCAAAATATTGGTATGGGACAGGAGTTATTGATCAGATCATTAGAATAAAATTGATGTGATTGATTTATTCAGATAGATCAAACTAGTATGTTTGGACAGCATTTCGATGTTGTTGTGCAATGTAATTATAATATGatatacgtttttgtattcttacttCAGAGGTAAAAATGTCTTGAAGAAATCCGAACTGCAAAAAGTAATGCAGCAGAGGAAAGAAGTGCAACGAAGGAAAGAATGGGACGAACACAAAATTGTTAACAAACGGAATAGTCTAGAATTGATGttagaagaaaggaaaaataaaattacacagGTAAGGAAGAATCAGATTACTTCAGTCCTCTTCTTCATTCACTATATTTTGCTATGTTGCACTTACTGCTGTTTAACTTTCATAGAAACATGGTCTGTCCTTTAAGCTTGGGTTCAGTGTAATATAAAAGGTTATTCCTAGTCTGGATATTGGTGTATTGTCACAATTAAGTAGAGTAAAATTCTTTGTCATTCAGGAGATTGGTCTGTATGAGATTTTTCACTGTTAGTCTCTCAAATGTTGGTGGTTGTTCCAAGAATTTATTCAATTCACCCTTGACAAATTTTATGTCTTTGTTCTTTGATTTGGACATTTTCAATTTGTtctacaattctgccaatccaccaagTATTGCATTGGTTTGATTGACTTTAACTATCAACAGAATTTGTCATGTGACAATATCAATCATTAAGGCTACAAGTGGAGAGTATCACTACagtgacaaaatgcttagtggtatttcttcggggtcagtaaaataaagaaccaatcaaTTAACCCCTTCCATGctaaaattggtggccttgtgctaaCAGTAACAGTAAGTTTTTCCAGCAAAAATGTTTGTCAAATGCAATTGGAGTAGTAGAATTACATTGACTAAacattatttcactaaattctattTAGCTACCAAACTTCCTTgctaatcctttttttttaaattcagtttccttagccctttagcatctaaactcaccatatccagctcaaatattctacctgttttatgttctaagtaGCCGGATCCAGCTTCTCATAACTAtacttacaatgtcattctaagagtAAACACCATTgaagtctcaaagctacaaggctttatgattaattcaaaacaaagtgaataaataagcatataagatgaaaaccatgccaaaacagacctcaccagtactggtgccacataaaaagcacccagtccacttagtaaagtggttggcattaggaagaatattcagccataaagaccatgccaaaacagacagtggggTTTGGTGTAGtattctggcttgccagttcctgcaaaactgtccaatccatgccagcatggaaaacagaaactaaatgatgatgatttgacagagtaatttgaatgttaaCAGATTAAAAGAAAGTTACCCTTTGATACCATCCTACGTGAGGCAACCTCTAGTTGAATGGTACAATtgtcctgttttaaagtgatgttAATTATACCATTCAGtgttaatttgtttcaaacatcagcttaataacaaATTTACTTCAATAAAATCTTCactgattttttaaattaattgaaataaaggcagtgtacttcaacagaaatataacaaaagggcTAACTCTCACTGTGCTGATGAAATTTGTTTTGTATTCTGACATGCAGATACTGAATTTTACAGACCAATAAAATGTGCATATTACAATGAAATGTGGAGAATTCCAGAAAGTACCCCATTATCAAAAACAGGTTAACTCAATTCTTGTGCTCATGCCTGGAACTGCGTATCCTCAGCTCCTGTACTGTATGAGCTAAGTACCTGTAGAGTAACTTTTTGTATGCAttttgttattgtgcaatgcatATATTGGCAGTTATACTTTGCACATATATTGGTAATGAGTTATACATATTGACACtcgtactgtatacatgtattggAGGTTGAGGGATAGGAAATAAGAAAGGTGAACATCACTTAATCAGGTTTATTtatcacttgaaatatatatgtagttgattTGAttgtaatgtaaaaatatatgattaCTTTTCACTAGGGTCAACAGCATAGCAAGAACTTGTTTATCAGTCCCAGAATTAGTGATCCCCCTCACTAGAtttgaattgaactcagaaaagcAGGCCTAGATATTGTAATAATTTAGTTAAGCTACTTATTCAGCACTCTTTTAACTGAGTTGATCTCAGTACAGTGTTGGTTTAAATTTTATAAGATCACTGTTAACTGACCCCCCTGcaagatttaaactcagagctAAATACATCACGAAATTTTGTTCACATCATCTTCAGGATTCCAAGTTGATATAAAATATCAGCTACAGCTAACTGTATTAATGCCACAGTAGTAGTCAAGCTTCCTTAATTTGCACCATTTCTTTGTTGCTGTATTTGAAAATGTCAGGACTCATGAAAGTTTTATCTGTAGATGATTGATGTTTACTTCAGCTGGCAATTCTCCAACAGACTCTTGCTAACCCTGAATATTAATAATCAATATATCTGCTACAGTGAGTGGTGCTGTTGGTATTATTTGGGAGCCTGACTTCAACTTTCACATATTGTGGATGTAAGAGTAAGGTGTTCATATAACACTACTTATTGAATGAATGGTTATAAGTTCCAACTACTGTTGTGTCCTGAGTGGATAAGACAGTTTAGTTTTGGAAAATTTAGAAGAAAAGAAGCAGTATTGCTCTTATATTTTACCCTTGTTCAAAAATAGTCACTCCTCAGCTGAATATCTAGCCATATAGCAAGAGAACAGGATTTTTGACCAGAGGAAAAATTTCCTGTTATGCAGAGATCCAGTTTCGCTAATGCTTACATGGAAATGGATGTTGAGCTATACCAAGCGCTTATTTAATGTTTTCTTACTCCAAGGTTCACTGTTGTATTAAGAAACTTATCTATATTCTAGACTTGACAAACACATATGTTATGCCTTGACCGCCAACTActacatatttatgttatataattatgtaatcagaaaaaaagaaatgactgAACTTCCATAGGTTAAAGTCGGTAGGTAGGTCAACAGGAAAGATTGTGTAGTGTAGAATCGGGAGGTATGATACAGTTATAGCCTAGGTTTGCTTAATCAGCGAACATATGATCGAAGACATTCCAGCAGTGACTGTTCTGTCTTTTGTCGGAGCATATAAGATAAATTAAAAAAGTATCTTGTCTTTGGGCATAAAAAGACAGTTTTGTAcattttgcaaattttattttatcattttcaaaatattccCCTTGGGAGTTCTCACACTTTTCACAGCAGTTGTCACTACTGATGAACTACCATCTAGATTGATATGGAGCTCCACCGTCACTTAATTTTCTCTTGCAACTCAAACTGCTTGTCTTACAGTTTGGGGAAGAGCCAGAAGTCACATGGTGTCAAGTTGGGAGAGTAGGGAGCCTGTCGAACAGGTGGCGTGTTGTTTTTGACCAGGAAAGCTTGGATTATAAGGTGTGTTCAAAAAGTGTTCAACTTTATTTTTATGCCAACACTCTCCACATGCACAAATCCTGTTGCAATGGAATGCACTGATCCTGTGCTTATTCCCACTCTGTGAGTAGTTTCCTGGATTGTTGCATGACAGTTTTTTATGACTGTTTGCTGAACCATCTCAATCGGCACCTCGTTTCAGCTTGTGGATGACCTGCCCCAGATATGCCTTGCTCTCTACTGAAGTGTAACCATGTTTGAAGCAGTTGTACcactccttgatctgagttttgcccATGGTATCATTGCCATCAAAGGCCTGCTGAGTCTTCTGGATGGTTTAAGCTTGAGTATcactaagcttttggcaaaacttgatgccATATCTCTGCTTGATGCCCTTCAATCATCTTGCGTGAAAACGAAAATCTAACGAGCATGCACTACACATCTGTACGCTAGGCATAACAGCCAGGAACTGACGTGACCTACCTGTATGAAGATTTTCATGCATGCACAGGAAGGGTAGCATCACCTCCCACTCAAAGGATTTTTCACATGCATTAGTTTTGGCAGGGAAAAAAGTCATCAGATACTTTCTGAACACACCCCACATTGCTTTATATGactaaatacattttctttttctttttttttcttttaagtgatAGAATGTAATATGAAAGTGATTTGGGTATTATTTCTACCAAGCTTGATGAAGTGGGATAGATACATCAGGTGGGCTTAAATAGATGTTGTACTCAGCTTGTTAATTGAGAATAGCAGAAGCTGTTATACTGAAGGAAGAAGAGACACAAGAAACAGCATATCTATAAGCTAGTGATTATTGTGTGTTGGTATCTTTGCCAATCTGTTTTGATGGTATAATTGTTATGTGAtctaaaaaatgtgtgtatgtgtgagccaaAGCACTTGTTTTGGATATGTGATCCCAGGAGAGTATACAACATCGTACAAGACCAAATTGGTTTTTCATTATTCAAGACTCAGTCCACTTGGTCAACACCGAGTTTCATCTACATCCTTCAGCTTTTAAAAACATTTGAAGAAAATGCTTTCTGTTTTCATTTACTTCAGTTCAGTCATAATGGTGAAATGGTTGCAATCTCTCACTAGCAACATTATCCTTATACAGAAACAAAACTCTTGTTAAAGCAAGGTTTGGGGAAGACTAACAGATATTAAAATGTAACTTAGAACTGGTATCTGTTATTGATCAGGAATTTAGGCTCTGACGTGCATCATAGTTCAAAAGTATTGGAAGTTTAAAGTATTTGGGGCAGGAGTTAGGCTTGTCAGTTACTCCGCTGTAATTAACTAAAATTGTATTcagattaaatttcatttttggtAACTAAATGATATTTGATAAAGCATGACTGTCAAAACATCTTCCCtgtttttctcttaaataatATAGCTCTGGCTTGGAATATTTAGTAATGTTGGCTAGAGTGGTGTCTAAGGGAGACAACTGTGTCATACACCTCTTCCTCTGAAAGTGAAGTTGTTTACGCCTGTTTCCTTCATTCACAACGTTAATAATGGGTTCTAATATAACGTAGAGTCACAAAAATTAGGAATGGAGtactaataattatttattttttaattactcaATTACTTGTTTTAAGATATTTCATAAAAGGTGATTCAATTGATTCAGTATTTGAcagatcatcattatcgtttttaCATGCATCTTTTCTATGCTAGTAGATGCTCTGCTTGTTGCCAACccatacctgtttttcaagtaaagtaTTCTTATTCCTCTGATCTACACACATGGCGAAACCATGAACTACACATTATTTATGAGAAATTTAAACATTATCACCACCTCTGCTCAAATAGCTACAATTCAAtggcaaataaacacaaacatgcatgcacatacatacacgtgatgAGCTTTTGTCAGTTTTTATCTACTAAGTTTCACCTCACACAGCTCCAGAAGACATTTGCTGGCACCATGGgctggtgtcttctattatagcctttgtCTAgcgaaaaccttgtgagtggatttggtagatggaaactgaaaggagcctgtcgtgtatgtgtgtgtatactcgtcTTAGTTTTGACATTGCATTATAATTGTGAACAAGCCGTCATCATCATATAAGTGGCATTACTCATTTCCAGTTTTTCATGAAAACGTGTTGGACCAAGAGGAAGTTTTAACTTATTTGGAAACAGCaaatggttggcaacaggaaaagcatcaagctgtaaaaaagATCTGCCTCGAAAAATTCCATCTGGCCTATGCtagcattgaaaagtgaaggttaaaacaatgatggtcaATATGATAACTCTACCatcttaataaatatttttcttttcttttttttatctttttaggaagaagaaaaagatgaaagattaaaACATGTCAACGAAGAACTGGAAAATCGTCCAGAATATTTGAAAGTTCATGCCAAAATTCACGCTAAAGTTGCTGCAAATGCAAAACTGGAATGAtcaattgttattgatattattttcattattgatatgataatttttatcattattaacattattattggaTGACCATGAACACAAGCTTCTTTCTACTCCTAACTGCTGCCAACTTCTTTGGACAAGTTGAAGAGTTCTCAGTGCCAGTTGATCCCAAACAAGGAACCCCACCAGTCATGTTACCAGTTGGTCCTGTACTGGATTCTCTTCATACTCGGCAGTCTACATCACAGATACTGATGTTGGTgcttttgttgttcattttgtgCACCAGTTGCTTCAAATCTGCAAACAATCCAGGCCTGTATTTTGCAGCAACTTCCTAGCATCACTGCCATCATTTTCCCTGGACTAAACAAGGACCTTTATGGGATCAGCTGGTTACCTCAGTTGCACTCCCATCCCCCTTTccattgaaaaatctgaaaatgttCCAACAATTTCATGTGACTtaattttcttgtaatttttccccttttttttatgttttactttaaAATCCCATCCCACCTCTCATTTGTTGAtgttatatctccattttcttcctttatttagtTTAGAATAGATAGTAGCAATATGATAGTATATCTATTATTAGACTACCTACTTGTTAGTGGACTAAATTACTAATAGTTACCTATGCCGCCACCCCAATATCCAGTTTGGGAATTTTTCAACAACACCCCAAACTGTCcacttgtattatttattttaattctctccatATAGTTtagggtttgtgtgtctgtcaatTCATTGACTATTTTTCTAGATTCATATCTGTTCCATTGAGATTCATTTCCTGTAAATTGTTAATCTGCatgatgtgtgtctgtatggctTCACTTATTATAGTACTTACAGATATCTGCCTGTAGTCAACTAACTGTTTCACTTCATTCACCATGTCACTGTCTCCATTCTTTTTCATGTCCCTGTGAAGCTTGCATGCCTTTGGTGCCTCAAAAGGAAAATTTGTACACGTATGAAAAATACAtgattaaatgaaaaagaaagaaaaatttttttaaagtttgagaCAATGAATAAAacttaaaagctatatatatttttttctgcaaacttagtatgtaaatatacatatatatagatatacttttaaCCAGTGAAATTCTTTACCAGGCCagtaatttttaacaaaatttgtaTGCATAAAAACTGGTAGCAAACACAagaacatacatatctatatatattagataaaactagaacttGCCTTCTGCTCTATTCCGTTATATGGAAATTGGTGTCTGCATTTAATTCACAACTATGTAGTCAGACTTTGTCAATCAATGCAGATAAACTAGAAGCTTCtcttgtgtgtgttatatcaacAATCTCCTATTGCCTTTTCCAGCTGCAGTGTGATGCAAACCAATGATTGGTCTGTTTGTTTAGTACAATCATTCCTGACACCTCACCCTGCTTTTATCATTcaactacatataatatataatgtgttgtctgtatgatatatataatatatattatatatatacatatatataaacaaacaaacacatctttcaccttttctatatatttttcatacaataGTAGAAAAAAAATCTCATGCTAAGTGAAGTGCAAGGCCCAGTTTTGATTTCCTTTTGGTGCCATGTTAACTCACTTACTCCATTAATCCCCTGACGAAAGACACCACATCTCAACCCCACTAACCTCCTCTTTTAAAATGTGGCACTTTGTGCCTCACAGTAAGGAATCATATTTCATACTCTTACAAACTGGTAGTTGTTTTCTACTAGAATTTTTTGAAGTGAAAACCAGAAGTTGTTAAATCATTATTTTTGGAATCTGAATATTTAGCAAGTTTCTCTTTAATATAATTACTAAATTACTTGTCTCATTGCAAGAGCAAGAGAGACAGTAACCGGGAGATGCAAGATAGCAATTTGAGATGGGACAAAACATCTTTAGATGCCATGTAAATAACAAATGGTCAATAGCAAatggtttctttttctctcccctttgTACATTCTccctgcatatattttattatgaaagcatttagagaaataaaatttcaaaagtgACATTATGGATTTAGCTGAGTATTACTTTTGTTCTTTGGTTCAGTTAGAGCATAATAGCAATACGATAAGGTCTTAATTATAACATTAATTTGTTATAAAACTCAACTGACTTTCACCAATAACATCAGACTGTCttatacatgcaaaaaaaaaaaaagaaaaaagacaatacCTTGCAGctgtttttcttcaaattttcatattttccaacATTATGACAatctcatattaaaataaaacaaattctcaTCTTCCAAACATGTAGTGCTAAAACAGTCCAAAAGTTGTAACTGTCAATTGTTCTGTATCTGTTGACTGCAATGTTGAtcagttattattgtttgttCACTGCAATATCAGTCTTTTCCCTGTCTTTTCATTGCAATATCAGTTTATTCTTGTCTGTTCACTGCAATATCAATCAGCTAGTTTCTATATATTGAAAGCACATATATTTCAAACACTGTTTAACTGAAAGTAACTGAACTACTCACAACTTAGAGGCGAAACAGTCCTTTTGCCAGCTACATACTGGAAATGACAATGATTTATACCCATGACAAAAATatagcttttctctctctctctctctctctctctctcctctctctctctctctctctctctctctcatgctttcTGTCTCTCTGATTCTGTGTCACTTTCTCACTATCATTCATGAAGCCAACTAAAGTTACATACTACATCTATCTCACTTTAACTGAAGCTAGCTTTTCCTCTATATTCAGTTTACACTAACCCTTACTTTTCCCATTACCATTCTCCTATGATTCTGCTAGGATCTCACCACAAACTCATGACATAAAAGTCCCACCTCCACTAACTTGAGCCAACGAGAGAGCCTCTTTAtgttgctggaaatagcagctaaatctccctcaaatcacaccctactgtcttaaaaatgcaAATGACACGTTAGATAATGTGATATTAGATACCTCTGCCAAGAtgggatgatcacagctggaattcctttgatcaaaggtctgctgAATCAGAGTTGGCTTGGGGTTAAGCAACTACAAAATCTACACCCACCACTATAATTATAATTCATGGAACTCTTCCCCTTTTACTTTTCATGGCtccctaatatttttattgtttgaaaTGTCTCCCTTCATGACTACTGTATATTGCCTTCCTACAACATGAACTTTTTCTGAATTAGACCATGATATGAGCCTGACCATATTTGGTCATTGCAATTTTGGCCGAGGAAGATAAATGCTTTCCTTAAATCTTCTCTCATTTTCCAATAGTTTTCATGATGGAGAAGTCTTGGACTACTTCTACCCAACAATCCACACAGTGAAAAATCACACAGTCCATGTTGTTGATTCTACCTGCATTGACTATCTCCTATTGTCAGCTTAATGATGTGGCAGGGATCTCAAAATAGAATAATTTGCATCAGATCAGAACGCATTCCAAGaatggacacacatacaaacacgtatacaccAGTTTTGGCAGGAATTAATGCTGTTCTAGCC
Coding sequences within:
- the LOC115212415 gene encoding uncharacterized protein LOC115212415 isoform X1, whose product is MEVYEAIADFTPDINDALRNVLTFYAGDKFVPVTCSGEDYASLADGQWVGARALKDNQIGYIPTSYIQLENTLRNINSDESKARSLPGTPADEMQHSFHSQENIFMEPHPDYLNEDIYPASDEENGLVQPKKLVNPCILSKERRDLHKELLLNHRLGKNVLKKSELQKVMQQRKEVQRRKEWDEHKIVNKRNSLELMLEERKNKITQEEEKDERLKHVNEELENRPEYLKVHAKIHAKVAANAKLE
- the LOC115212415 gene encoding protein FAM107B isoform X3; protein product: MAHPLEATLENTLRNINSDESKARSLPGTPADEMQHSFHSQENIFMEPHPDYLNEDIYPASDEENGLVQPKKLVNPCILSKERRDLHKELLLNHRLGKNVLKKSELQKVMQQRKEVQRRKEWDEHKIVNKRNSLELMLEERKNKITQEEEKDERLKHVNEELENRPEYLKVHAKIHAKVAANAKLE
- the LOC115212415 gene encoding protein FAM107B isoform X2 — encoded protein: MSTENKPVMRCISHDEFKMLENTLRNINSDESKARSLPGTPADEMQHSFHSQENIFMEPHPDYLNEDIYPASDEENGLVQPKKLVNPCILSKERRDLHKELLLNHRLGKNVLKKSELQKVMQQRKEVQRRKEWDEHKIVNKRNSLELMLEERKNKITQEEEKDERLKHVNEELENRPEYLKVHAKIHAKVAANAKLE